One stretch of Actinomycetes bacterium DNA includes these proteins:
- a CDS encoding AMP-binding protein, whose product RLVLSKVRARLGGRIRLLVSGSAALSQDVAAWFHAAGLALIEGYGLTETSGGACIGDPDHPVLGVVGPPLVGSEVKIADDGEILIRGPLVMRGYHNLPGPTAEVLDDDGWFATGDIGALDAAGRLRVTDRKKDLIKTSGGKYIAPQAIEVMFKAVCPLASQMLVHADGRNYATALIALDPDALAQWGRAQGLAASDFAALVEAPALQAYVRSCVDVLNGRLNRWETIKDFRILDHDLSVEDDELTPSMKMKRKRMEARYEGLLDSMYAGPPHG is encoded by the coding sequence TCGGCTGGTGCTGTCGAAGGTGCGCGCCAGGCTGGGCGGACGGATCCGCCTGCTCGTCTCGGGCAGTGCGGCCCTGTCGCAGGACGTCGCCGCCTGGTTCCACGCCGCCGGGCTGGCGCTGATCGAGGGCTACGGACTCACCGAGACCTCCGGCGGGGCCTGCATCGGCGACCCCGACCACCCGGTGCTCGGGGTCGTCGGCCCGCCCCTGGTCGGTTCCGAGGTCAAGATCGCGGACGATGGGGAGATCCTGATCCGCGGTCCGCTGGTGATGCGCGGCTACCACAACCTCCCCGGGCCCACCGCCGAGGTGCTCGACGACGACGGCTGGTTCGCCACCGGCGACATCGGCGCCCTCGACGCGGCCGGCCGGCTGCGGGTCACCGACCGGAAGAAGGACCTGATCAAGACCTCCGGCGGGAAGTACATCGCACCGCAGGCCATCGAGGTGATGTTCAAGGCGGTCTGCCCGCTGGCCAGCCAGATGCTCGTGCACGCTGACGGCCGCAACTACGCGACGGCCCTGATCGCCCTCGACCCGGACGCGCTGGCCCAGTGGGGACGGGCGCAAGGGCTGGCGGCCAGCGACTTCGCCGCGCTGGTCGAGGCTCCCGCGCTCCAGGCGTACGTGCGATCCTGCGTGGATGTGCTCAACGGCCGGCTCAACCGGTGGGAGACGATCAAGGACTTCCGGATCCTCGACCACGACCTGTCGGTCGAGGACGACGAGCTGACGCCGAGCATGAAGATG